A window of Tepidisphaeraceae bacterium contains these coding sequences:
- a CDS encoding biopolymer transporter ExbD, which translates to MAKRHIPQSHGEHPNVTPLIDVVMVLIVFFMLVARIGVNTGADETITIPKSIQGTDIKDMGNALVLNVKEGQLDQPYITALVRGTNTELKVSDPTTKKNQLVETLMYFRNGDKSAGIAPNDQFKVVIRGAEDMQYRFLEPVLLACAQAKVKEVAFNTGKVTEEVQ; encoded by the coding sequence ATGGCCAAACGCCACATTCCCCAATCGCACGGCGAGCACCCGAACGTCACGCCGCTCATCGACGTCGTGATGGTGCTCATCGTCTTCTTCATGCTGGTCGCCCGCATCGGCGTGAACACCGGGGCCGACGAGACGATCACGATCCCCAAGTCCATTCAGGGCACCGACATCAAGGACATGGGCAACGCGCTCGTGCTGAACGTGAAGGAGGGCCAGCTCGACCAGCCGTACATCACGGCCCTCGTGCGCGGCACCAACACCGAGCTGAAGGTCTCCGACCCCACGACCAAGAAGAACCAACTGGTCGAAACCCTGATGTACTTCCGTAACGGCGACAAGTCTGCCGGCATCGCCCCCAACGACCAGTTCAAGGTCGTCATCCGCGGCGCCGAGGACATGCAGTACCGCTTCCTCGAACCCGTCCTGCTGGCGTGCGCCCAGGCGAAGGTGAAGGAAGTCGCGTTCAACACCGGCAAGGTGACGGAAGAAGTTCAGTAG
- a CDS encoding biopolymer transporter ExbD has translation MRLKGAKAVHYESGPNMTPLVDVVMVILIFLMLTGSFGGQEHYLISNMPVTAAGVGGSSDEIKEEVALDIRVDSPTPDRFVATAGRIQADTTEKLTAQLIAMKKQFNEAGTPDDKIQVKISPGRNVKYRFLVQCYEAALRAELPRVGFATAH, from the coding sequence ATGAGATTAAAAGGCGCTAAAGCCGTCCATTACGAATCGGGCCCCAACATGACGCCGCTGGTCGACGTCGTGATGGTGATCCTGATCTTCCTCATGCTCACCGGTTCGTTCGGCGGGCAGGAGCACTACCTCATCAGCAACATGCCGGTGACGGCCGCCGGGGTCGGGGGCAGTTCCGACGAGATCAAGGAGGAGGTCGCGCTCGACATTCGCGTCGACTCCCCCACCCCCGACCGCTTCGTCGCCACCGCCGGCCGCATCCAGGCCGACACGACCGAGAAGCTGACCGCACAGCTCATCGCGATGAAGAAGCAGTTCAACGAGGCCGGCACCCCGGACGACAAAATCCAGGTGAAGATCAGCCCCGGCCGCAACGTGAAGTACCGCTTCCTCGTCCAATGCTACGAGGCCGCGCTGCGGGCCGAGTTGCCGCGGGTGGGTTTCGCGACGGCGCACTAA